A region of Vibrio chagasii DNA encodes the following proteins:
- a CDS encoding phosphoribosylaminoimidazolesuccinocarboxamide synthase has protein sequence MSLADQVLAVNDDLPIRTDKPVHSGKVRSVYWLTEEDSQRLIKEKGYDVAPDAPLAIMVISDRISAFDCIWRGEGNLKGVPGKGAALNAISNHWFKLFKDNGLADSHILDIPHPFVWIVQKARPVMIEAICRQYITGSMWRAYANGEREFCGIEMPEGLEKDKKLPELLITPSTKGILKGIPGVPEADDVNITRQNIQDNFAAFNFSQESDIAHYEKLLKEGFNVISDALEKVDQTFVDTKFEFGYVNDAQGNEKLIYMDEVGTPDSSRIWDTEQYNNGNIVENSKEGFRQFLLNYFPDADILLNKERMPEREALARDNELPLDALMSLSRTYLDIAAKITGAEIVLSENPKQEIIDVLRADYGLID, from the coding sequence ATGAGCCTCGCTGATCAAGTTCTTGCCGTAAATGATGACCTCCCAATCCGCACTGATAAACCTGTCCACAGTGGCAAGGTTCGTTCGGTTTACTGGTTAACTGAAGAAGATAGCCAACGACTAATTAAAGAGAAAGGCTACGACGTAGCACCTGATGCTCCTTTAGCTATCATGGTGATCAGTGACCGTATCTCTGCATTTGATTGTATCTGGCGTGGTGAAGGCAACCTGAAAGGTGTTCCTGGCAAAGGCGCAGCGCTTAATGCTATTTCTAACCATTGGTTCAAGCTTTTTAAAGACAACGGGCTTGCTGACAGCCACATTCTTGATATCCCTCACCCATTCGTATGGATTGTACAAAAAGCTCGCCCAGTAATGATTGAGGCGATTTGTCGTCAATACATCACAGGTTCTATGTGGCGCGCTTACGCAAATGGTGAGCGTGAATTCTGTGGTATCGAAATGCCAGAAGGTCTAGAGAAAGATAAGAAACTACCGGAGCTTCTTATCACTCCTTCAACTAAAGGTATTTTGAAAGGCATTCCTGGTGTACCAGAAGCGGACGATGTAAACATCACGCGTCAGAACATCCAAGATAACTTTGCAGCATTTAACTTCTCACAAGAGAGCGATATCGCGCACTACGAGAAGCTATTGAAAGAAGGCTTTAACGTCATCAGTGACGCACTAGAAAAAGTCGATCAAACCTTCGTTGATACCAAGTTTGAGTTTGGTTACGTGAACGATGCACAAGGTAACGAGAAGCTTATCTACATGGACGAAGTGGGCACACCTGACTCATCTCGTATCTGGGATACAGAGCAATACAACAATGGCAACATCGTTGAAAACTCAAAAGAAGGTTTCCGTCAGTTCCTACTTAACTACTTCCCTGATGCCGATATTCTACTGAATAAAGAGCGTATGCCAGAACGTGAAGCGCTAGCGCGTGACAATGAATTGCCATTGGATGCACTGATGTCTCTTTCTCGCACTTACCTTGATATCGCAGCAAAGATTACTGGCGCTGAGATTGTACTGAGCGAAAACCCTAAACAAGAGATCATCGACGTATTGCGTGCTGACTACGGGTTAATCGATTAA
- a CDS encoding J domain-containing protein, which produces MLFLSNFRSPSPLRPLLLSLVLLLSSLAHAANKSEESNAADSSPKDSVSQYQLAQAYELGVGVPQNIDDAFYWYSQSAENGNANAQFRLAELYLAGTDGKPDNKLALEWFIKAALQGNKRATVEIAKLYESSSERELLSPLDAAQLWYEAALPDNPDAEDGYNRVLEAQFNQQRAKQISSIEQLDEGNGSEINNSQGLPQQIQSNQVQSNLSSSNLFSSNLSGSDYMIGTALALLIVIVSIGSTLVISRKREILKSSDLGTQKQVLETQLSEKNRTIKQQKRQLQTMFNELKKQKGPKSSNNLQLACALFGYTPSSIPNQKSIKVRYKQLSKIYHPDGQGCDEEMKRLNSALKTILQSVTKS; this is translated from the coding sequence TTGCTTTTCCTATCCAATTTTCGATCACCATCGCCCCTGAGACCTCTGCTTCTGAGCCTTGTTTTATTGCTTTCCTCCCTCGCCCACGCGGCAAATAAAAGTGAAGAAAGTAACGCAGCAGATTCATCACCTAAAGATTCAGTATCACAATATCAATTGGCACAGGCGTATGAACTAGGAGTTGGCGTCCCTCAGAACATCGATGATGCATTCTATTGGTATTCACAATCCGCGGAAAACGGCAATGCGAATGCACAGTTTAGATTGGCTGAACTTTACTTGGCAGGAACGGATGGAAAACCCGACAACAAATTGGCCTTGGAATGGTTTATCAAAGCCGCATTGCAAGGGAACAAGCGAGCGACAGTAGAAATCGCCAAGCTCTACGAATCTTCCTCAGAACGTGAGCTACTCAGCCCGCTAGACGCGGCACAACTTTGGTATGAAGCAGCATTACCAGACAACCCAGACGCAGAAGATGGCTACAACCGTGTTCTTGAAGCACAGTTCAATCAACAACGTGCAAAACAGATCTCTTCAATCGAGCAGCTCGACGAGGGTAACGGCTCTGAAATAAACAACAGTCAGGGGTTGCCTCAGCAAATACAATCTAACCAAGTGCAATCTAACCTCTCCAGTTCTAATCTCTTCAGCTCTAACCTAAGTGGCTCTGACTATATGATTGGTACGGCATTGGCGTTACTGATTGTTATCGTGAGTATCGGCTCGACTCTGGTGATCTCGCGAAAAAGAGAGATTCTGAAATCCAGTGACTTGGGAACGCAGAAGCAGGTGCTCGAAACTCAACTGAGCGAAAAGAACCGCACCATTAAGCAGCAAAAGCGTCAATTGCAGACCATGTTCAACGAACTGAAGAAACAAAAAGGCCCAAAAAGTTCGAACAATTTACAGCTAGCTTGTGCGCTATTTGGCTACACGCCGAGTTCTATTCCTAACCAGAAAAGCATTAAGGTGAGATATAAACAACTATCGAAAATTTATCACCCTGATGGTCAAGGATGTGATGAAGAAATGAAACGTTTGAACAGCGCGCTAAAAACCATCTTACAAAGTGTTACGAAATCGTAA
- a CDS encoding OmpA family protein: MKKITLALALTVALTGCQATQRQNATTGESETNSATQGALIGAIAGAVAGAATGDSKDRGKRALIGAAGGAAVGGGIGYYFDRQEAALREELMNSGVQVERVGENQLLLRLENGIGFDSGSYALESSIHNTLRGVASILVEYPDTSLVIEGHTDSTGSESTNQILSERRAESVRAFLISQDVAAGRAIARGNGERYPLCDNNTSQGRACNRRVEIQILPLK, encoded by the coding sequence TTGAAAAAAATCACACTAGCCCTAGCGCTTACTGTCGCACTTACGGGTTGTCAGGCAACTCAACGCCAAAACGCTACTACTGGCGAATCTGAGACTAACTCTGCAACTCAAGGCGCTCTAATTGGTGCAATCGCTGGTGCCGTTGCTGGTGCTGCTACCGGTGACTCTAAAGACCGTGGTAAACGTGCTCTTATTGGTGCTGCCGGTGGTGCTGCTGTTGGCGGTGGTATTGGTTACTACTTTGACCGACAAGAAGCTGCACTTCGTGAAGAGTTGATGAACTCTGGTGTTCAGGTAGAGCGTGTTGGCGAAAACCAACTTCTACTTCGCCTTGAAAACGGCATCGGTTTCGATTCTGGTTCTTACGCGCTTGAATCAAGCATTCACAACACACTTCGTGGCGTTGCTAGTATCCTAGTTGAATACCCAGACACTAGCCTAGTGATCGAAGGTCACACTGACAGCACTGGCAGTGAGTCGACTAACCAAATCCTTTCTGAGCGCCGTGCTGAATCTGTTCGTGCATTCTTGATCTCTCAAGATGTCGCTGCAGGCCGTGCCATTGCACGTGGTAACGGTGAGCGTTACCCTCTATGTGACAACAACACGTCTCAAGGCCGTGCTTGTAACCGTCGCGTAGAGATTCAAATCTTGCCACTTAAGTAG
- a CDS encoding DUF2786 domain-containing protein gives MDKKKALKKIAKCLELGNSANVNEAANAIKMAHNLMLKYGLEKDDIEFIKMGKTQSTHLLPANISSTLLRVIRGINTKFGVEAVLLNHKGLKRVEFIGEADRAIFAAFAFDIIYRELNEHTGQFRNSFAGSGTGTLEVTRRVNSFVSGWVEGALEKLPTITPDEESNNKINNYIDKEFKNIDRETFKQQLKEAMKNLTADYEVGLKKGRKLSVNRPVAGAQAPKKISKS, from the coding sequence ATGGATAAGAAAAAAGCCCTAAAGAAAATAGCTAAGTGTCTTGAGCTTGGTAATTCTGCTAACGTCAACGAAGCTGCCAATGCAATCAAAATGGCGCATAACTTGATGCTGAAATATGGTCTTGAGAAAGACGATATTGAATTTATCAAGATGGGCAAGACTCAATCCACGCACCTATTACCCGCAAATATCAGTTCAACACTGCTTCGTGTTATTCGTGGTATTAATACTAAGTTCGGCGTAGAAGCTGTGCTGCTCAACCACAAAGGCCTTAAACGCGTAGAGTTCATCGGTGAAGCCGATCGTGCCATCTTTGCAGCCTTTGCTTTCGATATCATCTACCGTGAACTCAATGAGCATACCGGCCAGTTTCGTAACAGCTTTGCGGGGTCTGGTACGGGTACATTAGAAGTAACCCGTCGCGTAAATTCATTTGTATCAGGTTGGGTTGAAGGCGCACTTGAGAAGCTACCAACGATCACGCCAGACGAAGAGTCGAACAACAAGATCAATAACTACATCGATAAAGAGTTCAAAAATATCGACCGCGAAACCTTCAAACAACAGCTTAAAGAGGCGATGAAAAATCTCACTGCTGATTACGAGGTTGGTTTGAAGAAAGGTCGTAAATTGTCTGTTAATCGACCAGTTGCCGGTGCACAGGCACCTAAAAAGATATCTAAATCATAG
- a CDS encoding DUF3334 family protein, with the protein MKKNKTVTTEDILLKLCQSVSSVLTSATASQVSYSAMVQKINKTSLKPDFGCFVLFDGGFSGLVVINFTSKAALEIYTNYMRNMGMPENELAVLHTSDEVGDVLGELMNQLVGDFTNKIRKELQTNITQNQPKMLALNKQVNLSVDTNLDRPQARRVTFSTENNNIFYLELAMDKTEFIQLEEFEIAEDECPDSILEATQKKMQEGNKPTQSSGNDSAADLLDELGI; encoded by the coding sequence ATGAAAAAAAATAAAACAGTCACTACTGAAGACATTCTTCTTAAGCTTTGCCAATCAGTCTCAAGCGTACTTACTTCAGCGACGGCTTCTCAGGTGTCCTATTCAGCTATGGTGCAGAAGATCAACAAGACAAGCCTAAAGCCAGACTTTGGTTGTTTTGTTCTTTTTGACGGCGGCTTTTCTGGTCTTGTTGTCATCAATTTTACGTCGAAAGCCGCATTAGAGATCTACACCAATTACATGCGTAACATGGGCATGCCTGAAAATGAACTAGCAGTGCTGCATACATCTGATGAGGTCGGTGATGTTCTAGGTGAGCTAATGAACCAGCTAGTTGGTGATTTCACTAATAAGATCCGCAAAGAGCTGCAAACCAACATCACACAAAACCAACCAAAAATGCTGGCACTGAACAAACAAGTAAACCTGTCTGTTGATACCAACCTTGATCGCCCACAGGCTCGTCGTGTGACCTTCTCAACTGAAAACAACAACATCTTCTACCTTGAGCTAGCTATGGACAAAACTGAGTTCATCCAACTAGAAGAATTTGAGATTGCAGAAGACGAGTGCCCAGATAGCATTCTTGAAGCAACTCAGAAAAAGATGCAGGAAGGCAATAAGCCAACACAAAGTTCAGGCAACGATTCAGCAGCCGATCTGCTTGATGAACTGGGTATCTAG
- a CDS encoding FAD-binding oxidoreductase, with translation MLPRLQLNADVDPVVVRFLDELKTAGFTGDIESQYSSRLAVATDNSVYQQLPQAVILPKTTHDVVLIGKVGSKSAYERVTFSPRGGGTGTNGQSLTKGVVVDLSRYMNQVLEINEKEGWVRVQSGIVKDQLNDAVRPYGYFFSPDLSTSNRATLGGMINTDASGQGSLKYGKTSDHVLSLQAVFADGSCLESDLSHGLPQEGEFAHHALAVTEAVCREKRAQILDKFPPLNRFLTGYDLKNAINDDDDSFDLTRVLCGAEGSLAFITEAKLNLTPIPKARTLVNVKYNTFDSALRNAPFMVEAKALSVETVDSRVLNLAKQDIVWHTVSDLLTDVPNKEMLGINMVEFAGQDEAEVEQQVQALTAKLETMVESEEAGVIGFQVCSDLASIGRIYNMRKKAVGLLGAAKGRAKPVAFAEDTCVPPENLADFIAEFRVLLDSKELNYGMFGHVDAGVLHVRPALDLCDPMQEALMHEVSDEVVKLVAKYGGLMWGEHGKGFRSEYGPDFFGEELFTELRRVKAAFDPHNKMNPGKICTPLESDAELVKVTDTKRGFYDRQIDVQVRDSFKQAMECNGNGLCFNYDTSSPMCPSMKVTADRRHSPKGRAGLVREWLRQLTEQGVDILDLEQEALKDDTPVKTMVERVRNTMNKRHEYDFSHEVHEAMNGCLACKACASQCPIKVDVPSFRSRFLNIYYSRYQRPAKDYLVANIETMLPLMAKAPKVINAALDQKWVQSATAKTVGYVDAPLMSVPTLKNRLASKELQLFDIQYLEGLSSEEKKQHVLIVQDPFTSFYDAEVVEDFVTLAQKLGKTPVLLPFKPNGKALHIKGFLSRFAREAKSTSDFLSMVADIGIPLVGVDPALVLCYRDEYVEILADKRGDFDVLTVHEWLLPSLGDYEARSASEEMWYLFSHCTEKTKMPNAEKEWGAIFQHFGAALTSVPVGCCGMAGTFGHEVDKLQMSKDIYGLSWKPRIQDLPKERCLATGYSCRSQVKRFEGEKLAHPLQALAQIL, from the coding sequence ATGTTACCAAGACTTCAACTCAATGCTGATGTCGATCCAGTTGTTGTACGCTTTTTAGATGAACTAAAAACAGCGGGCTTTACTGGCGACATTGAATCTCAATATTCTAGCCGTTTGGCGGTCGCGACTGATAACAGTGTCTATCAGCAACTGCCCCAGGCTGTCATTCTTCCCAAAACAACACACGACGTTGTGCTTATCGGTAAAGTGGGTTCTAAATCTGCTTATGAACGCGTAACTTTTTCTCCTCGTGGTGGCGGTACCGGAACCAATGGACAATCCTTAACTAAAGGGGTTGTGGTTGATTTATCACGCTACATGAATCAGGTTCTTGAGATTAATGAGAAGGAAGGTTGGGTACGAGTTCAGTCGGGTATCGTTAAGGATCAATTGAACGACGCGGTTCGCCCTTATGGTTACTTTTTCTCTCCAGACCTTTCAACCAGTAACCGAGCGACACTTGGTGGCATGATTAACACTGATGCATCAGGCCAAGGGTCATTGAAGTACGGTAAAACATCTGACCATGTGTTGTCTTTGCAAGCGGTATTTGCCGATGGTTCGTGTCTAGAGTCTGATTTATCACATGGCTTACCACAAGAGGGTGAGTTTGCTCATCATGCGCTTGCGGTTACCGAAGCGGTGTGTCGTGAAAAACGCGCTCAAATCCTCGATAAATTCCCACCATTAAACCGCTTCTTGACGGGCTACGACCTCAAGAATGCTATCAATGATGACGATGACAGCTTTGACCTTACTCGCGTGCTATGTGGCGCAGAAGGTTCTTTAGCTTTCATTACTGAAGCAAAGCTAAACTTAACTCCAATCCCGAAAGCGCGAACTCTGGTTAACGTGAAATACAACACGTTTGACTCTGCCCTGCGTAACGCACCGTTCATGGTTGAAGCGAAGGCTCTCTCTGTAGAGACGGTGGACTCAAGAGTATTGAACTTAGCGAAGCAAGATATTGTTTGGCACACTGTGAGTGACCTGCTGACGGACGTTCCTAACAAAGAGATGCTTGGCATCAACATGGTTGAGTTTGCGGGTCAAGATGAAGCGGAAGTTGAACAGCAAGTTCAAGCGCTGACAGCCAAACTTGAAACCATGGTTGAGAGCGAAGAAGCGGGCGTGATTGGTTTCCAAGTATGCAGTGATTTGGCGAGCATTGGCCGAATCTACAACATGCGTAAAAAAGCGGTAGGCCTATTAGGTGCGGCGAAAGGTCGTGCTAAGCCAGTCGCTTTTGCTGAAGATACTTGTGTACCACCTGAAAACTTGGCTGACTTCATCGCTGAATTTCGAGTGCTACTTGATTCGAAAGAGCTGAATTACGGCATGTTTGGTCACGTTGATGCGGGTGTTCTACACGTACGTCCAGCTCTTGACCTATGTGACCCTATGCAAGAAGCCTTGATGCACGAAGTCTCTGATGAAGTGGTTAAGCTGGTGGCGAAATATGGCGGCTTAATGTGGGGTGAGCACGGTAAAGGCTTCCGCTCTGAGTACGGTCCTGACTTCTTCGGTGAAGAACTGTTTACCGAGCTTCGACGTGTTAAAGCGGCATTCGACCCACATAATAAGATGAACCCAGGCAAGATCTGTACACCTTTAGAAAGTGACGCTGAGTTGGTGAAAGTGACCGACACCAAGCGTGGCTTTTATGATCGCCAGATCGACGTTCAAGTGCGCGACAGCTTCAAGCAAGCAATGGAGTGTAACGGTAACGGCTTGTGCTTTAACTACGACACCAGCTCGCCAATGTGTCCGTCAATGAAAGTGACTGCTGACCGTCGACATTCACCAAAAGGTCGTGCCGGTTTAGTCAGAGAGTGGTTGCGTCAGCTAACTGAGCAAGGCGTGGATATTCTCGATTTAGAGCAAGAAGCACTAAAAGACGATACTCCGGTCAAAACTATGGTTGAGCGCGTTCGTAATACCATGAACAAACGCCACGAGTACGATTTCTCGCACGAAGTACATGAGGCGATGAATGGGTGTCTTGCATGTAAAGCGTGTGCGAGTCAGTGTCCGATCAAAGTTGATGTACCAAGCTTCCGCTCACGATTCTTAAACATCTATTACTCACGCTACCAACGCCCTGCCAAAGACTACTTGGTGGCTAACATTGAAACCATGCTGCCACTCATGGCGAAAGCGCCGAAAGTTATCAATGCGGCATTGGATCAAAAGTGGGTTCAATCTGCAACTGCGAAAACGGTCGGTTATGTTGATGCGCCGCTGATGTCGGTGCCTACGCTGAAAAATCGTCTGGCAAGCAAAGAGCTGCAACTCTTCGATATTCAATATCTAGAAGGGCTCTCTTCGGAAGAGAAGAAGCAACATGTTTTGATCGTCCAGGATCCGTTCACTAGCTTCTATGATGCAGAGGTGGTTGAAGATTTTGTCACTCTGGCTCAAAAGCTTGGCAAAACACCTGTGCTACTGCCGTTTAAACCAAATGGTAAGGCGTTGCACATCAAGGGCTTCTTAAGTCGTTTTGCCCGCGAGGCGAAATCCACTTCTGATTTCTTGTCGATGGTCGCAGATATTGGTATTCCGCTAGTGGGTGTGGATCCAGCTTTGGTACTTTGCTATCGCGACGAATATGTCGAGATCTTAGCAGATAAGCGTGGTGACTTTGATGTACTCACTGTTCATGAATGGTTATTACCATCGCTCGGTGACTATGAAGCGCGCTCTGCAAGTGAAGAAATGTGGTATTTATTCTCTCACTGTACAGAGAAAACCAAGATGCCAAATGCTGAAAAAGAGTGGGGTGCTATCTTCCAACACTTTGGAGCAGCACTTACTAGTGTACCTGTTGGCTGTTGTGGTATGGCGGGGACGTTTGGACATGAGGTCGATAAGTTACAAATGTCGAAAGACATCTACGGTTTAAGTTGGAAGCCAAGGATTCAAGACTTACCAAAAGAGCGTTGTTTAGCGACAGGGTATTCTTGCCGTAGCCAAGTGAAGCGTTTTGAAGGTGAGAAGCTCGCCCACCCATTACAGGCACTCGCACAAATTCTTTAA
- a CDS encoding isoprenylcysteine carboxylmethyltransferase family protein, producing MKFLELKVPPVALFILVLVASYFSAQQLSTGAIGMPFKLIVLGVGIVLSGVIGLASVWEFRKQKTTVNPIKVETASTVVDSGVFGYTRNPMYLGLFILLFCFGYFFQNIFSVLLSFAFVIYMNQFQIKPEERALEQLFGAEYVDYKQKVRRWV from the coding sequence ATGAAATTTCTTGAGTTGAAAGTCCCACCAGTTGCTCTGTTTATATTGGTTTTAGTCGCCTCTTATTTCAGTGCGCAACAGTTGAGTACAGGTGCGATAGGGATGCCGTTTAAACTGATTGTTCTTGGCGTTGGAATAGTTTTGAGCGGAGTTATTGGATTGGCTAGTGTTTGGGAGTTCCGAAAACAGAAAACTACCGTTAACCCAATTAAAGTCGAAACCGCCTCTACCGTCGTTGATAGCGGGGTTTTTGGATACACGCGAAACCCAATGTATTTGGGCCTTTTCATTTTACTGTTCTGCTTTGGTTATTTCTTCCAGAATATCTTCAGCGTCTTGCTGAGTTTTGCTTTTGTTATCTACATGAATCAGTTCCAAATCAAACCAGAAGAGCGAGCACTAGAGCAATTATTCGGTGCGGAATATGTTGATTACAAACAAAAGGTTAGGCGTTGGGTCTGA
- a CDS encoding trypsin-like serine protease, with protein MVQAKWLSLGIYAVSLSSTSVLADVSARIINGKEATDGNWPFMAALVSRNVNAYDGQFCGASFIGERYVLTAAHCVEGNSREDLDVVIGVSNLSSSQAAQHRYAVENIYVHQYYNSVATGNDIAIIELVEKPSESVVNLVDGYTRGNLNDGQMLTVMGWGDQDASDGYSSKSELYQVNVPLVNQYQCNSVPYYGYSFIGNDAFCAGYSGGGYDSCQGDSGGPIVVSTNGVYEQLGIVSWGEGCAQANAYGVYTNISHFDDWIDEQTMGFSYRPTEMLGVRSLGENSHVFKFHNQSDQTVVVTQVSPTSATNVVIAHDGCQGLAMSQWQVCEVIVNYNIDSVGEHEFGIDVQTDALVGTVTSRASVIGARITTSAMAALGGVPHSGAYNTEIWDVEGRIIVSPPIGNGESTTFVVEGIPSGTVSFDLTVSTEEQYDFVEIYINGKKIDRVSGKLSGSVNLPLVRDTNNSFMIEYVKDGAFSGGDDRVTITNFAYTDEIKISKSEGTQNAKSSGGGSGGSLAWHWLIALLGGAIVRKSFSPLKMKGDQ; from the coding sequence ATGGTTCAGGCTAAATGGTTGTCGCTAGGTATCTATGCAGTGAGTCTGTCTTCAACGTCGGTGTTGGCAGATGTTTCAGCTCGAATTATAAACGGTAAAGAAGCGACAGACGGAAATTGGCCATTTATGGCTGCGTTGGTCTCAAGGAACGTGAACGCTTATGACGGTCAGTTTTGTGGTGCGAGCTTCATTGGTGAGCGATATGTATTAACTGCCGCTCACTGTGTGGAAGGTAATAGTCGTGAAGATCTAGACGTCGTGATTGGTGTATCCAATCTTTCTTCATCACAAGCTGCACAGCATAGGTATGCTGTTGAAAATATTTACGTGCATCAATATTACAACTCTGTAGCGACAGGCAATGACATAGCTATTATTGAGCTAGTAGAAAAACCGTCAGAGTCTGTGGTTAATCTCGTTGATGGTTATACTCGTGGCAACTTGAATGACGGCCAAATGCTAACGGTTATGGGGTGGGGTGATCAGGACGCATCCGATGGGTACTCATCGAAGAGTGAATTGTATCAAGTCAATGTTCCTTTGGTTAACCAGTACCAATGTAATAGTGTTCCCTACTATGGTTACTCCTTTATTGGCAATGACGCATTCTGTGCTGGTTACAGTGGCGGTGGTTACGACTCTTGTCAGGGAGACAGTGGCGGCCCAATAGTTGTATCAACCAATGGCGTGTATGAACAACTGGGTATTGTAAGTTGGGGAGAAGGTTGTGCACAGGCTAACGCTTACGGTGTCTATACCAATATCAGTCATTTTGACGATTGGATTGATGAGCAAACCATGGGTTTTAGTTACCGTCCAACCGAAATGCTAGGCGTAAGATCATTGGGAGAAAACTCTCACGTATTTAAATTTCATAACCAATCTGATCAAACAGTTGTAGTTACTCAAGTTTCTCCTACTTCTGCTACGAATGTAGTCATCGCTCATGACGGATGCCAGGGTTTAGCTATGTCTCAATGGCAAGTTTGCGAAGTTATTGTTAATTACAATATAGACTCTGTTGGTGAGCATGAATTTGGCATTGATGTTCAAACTGACGCATTAGTAGGTACTGTTACTTCAAGGGCTTCTGTAATAGGGGCACGCATTACAACGAGTGCCATGGCTGCTTTAGGGGGGGTACCTCACAGTGGCGCTTATAATACTGAAATTTGGGATGTAGAAGGACGAATTATAGTTTCACCACCCATTGGTAATGGTGAATCAACAACCTTCGTTGTTGAGGGCATCCCTAGTGGCACGGTTTCGTTTGATCTTACTGTATCGACGGAAGAGCAGTATGATTTTGTTGAGATCTACATTAATGGTAAAAAAATCGACAGAGTATCGGGCAAGCTTTCTGGCTCAGTAAACCTCCCGTTAGTTCGAGATACTAATAATAGTTTTATGATTGAATATGTGAAAGATGGGGCCTTTTCTGGTGGGGACGACAGAGTTACGATCACTAACTTTGCGTATACCGATGAGATAAAGATATCTAAGTCCGAGGGCACGCAGAATGCAAAAAGCTCAGGTGGTGGCAGCGGTGGTTCACTGGCTTGGCATTGGCTAATCGCCCTTTTAGGCGGTGCGATTGTACGTAAGTCATTTTCACCACTGAAGATGAAAGGTGATCAGTAA